Within Flavobacterium pisciphilum, the genomic segment AAGAAGTCATGTTAGAAGCTCCTACAGGGGACGAATTGCCTCCAAAAGGATTTGATGCAAAAGATCCAGGTTTTCAAGCACCAGCTGAAGACGGTTCAGGAGTTAAGGTTTCTGTAAATCCAGAGTCAGAGCGTTTGCAATTATTAGCTCCGTTTGAAGCTTGGGATGGTAAAAACATTATGGGAGCTAAATTGCTTATCAAAGCATTTGGAAAATGTACAACAGATCATATCTCTATGGCAGGACCATGGTTGCGTTTCCGTGGGCACTTAGATAATATTTCTAACAATATGTTGATAGGTGCAGTAAATGCATTCAACCAAAAAACAAATTCAGTTAAGAATCAATTAACTGGAACCTATGATGCAGTTCCAGCAGTTGCACGTGCATACAAAGCAGCAGGAGTTCCGTCTATCGTTGTGGGAGATCATAACTATGGAGAAGGGTCTTCTCGTGAGCATGCAGCAATGGAGCCACGTTTCTTAGGTGTTAAAGCAGTATTGGTGAAATCGTTTGCTCGTATCCACGAAACAAACCTTAAGAAACAAGGGCTTTTAGGATTGACATTTGCTAACGAAGCAGATTATGATAAAATCCAAGAAGATGATACAATCAATTTTGTTGATTTAGTAGATTTTGCTCCAGGTAAACCATTAACATTAGAATTCGTTCACGCAGATGGAACTAAAGATATAATCTTAGCAAATCATACCTATAACGAAGGACAGATAGGCTGGTTCGTAGCTGGTTCAGCATTAAACCTAATTGCCGCTGGAAAAGCATAATTAAAGGTATAAAATTCTTTAAAAACTCTCAAGGTAACTTGGGAGTTTTTTTATTAGAAGCTATTTCCTGTTGTCCGCTATATCTTTTTATTTTTAAAGAAAAAATAAAAAGGATGCCGCTTTCATCAGGGCTAGAACATTAGGTGTTATAAGATGATATTAATTAAAGGGGATTCTCATTGGTTTTCGCAAAACTCACCCCTTGCGATAGTGTTTTAGTTTTGTTGGGTTTTGTAGTTTTAAAGTCGCTAATATCAATACTGAATACGTCATCAGAAGGTTTTTTTGTAAAGTTTTTTTCAATAAGGCCTCCTAAAACATAAAGCTTATTATTGTCATAGTACATAGCCGAATATTTCATGTCTAAATTGATTTCATATTCTTTCAATTGTTTAGATTTTAAGTCGTAAGTATACATTATTTGATTTTCAAAAACATATATCATATTTCCGTCAGTGGCTATAGCAGGTCGTAGTAGTCCAGAAAATAATTCACCTTCAGTCTGCCATTTTTCTGTGACCAAATCAAAAGTTTCAATACTAGTCATCGGTTTTCCGTTATCTCCGCCAATAAGATATATTTTGTTGTCAATCAAAATTCCGGTTGCTTCTTTGGCGATTGGCATGTTGGTAAGTTCGTACCAATAGCCGGAAGGAATATTATATAAATGTACTTTGTTGGTAAAATCTTTTTTGCCTTCATCAGTCATTTTAACAGAACCTCCCATTACTATAATATTGTCGTTATAAACAAACGAAGCAAAATTTACTGCCTGATGCGGATTTGTATTATCTATTTTTATGGTTTGTTTTTCTATGTCAAAGACTTCAATTTTATCTTCTAAGTATTCCCAAGATGTTTCTTTGTTTACGAACATTCGTTTTCCGCCCAGCACATAAATAGAATTGTTGTAATAATGAATGTTATGATAAGCTCTTTTTTTTAATTTTGTCTTTGTGAATTCCCAAGTATCTGTTTTGGTATTATATATAGAGTAATTTCCTCTGTAATATAAAAATTTAGGATTGTTTCCTGCATCCTTTAAGTAGTCTGTTAAATTGTAGTCGGCTTTTTGTGCTCGACCTTTTGCCAATTGATCTGTTTTAAAAGAAGCTTCTCCGCCAACAATGTGAATTTTGCCATCCTTCAGAAAAGAACCAAAAGAGAAAGTTGATTTCTTTGAAGGAGACAATTTGTTAAATGGAAGTTTTGATTTTAGATTTGGATTAGCAATAATAGTTACTCCAGATAAGTTTTGGATATCCTCTTCGAGAAAAATATTCAAGTGTTGGTTTATTAAATAGCTTAAAGAGAATCTTGTAGTAGTGTAGCCAATATGTGAAAATTCTATTACTTCATTATCTGCAAATTTGGGATCAATGTTTAGAGTAAATTCTCCTTTTAAATTGGTTATGGTTCCGACTTTACTAGATAATGCAAAAACATTAGTGTTTTCTATGGGTAAATTGTTTTTTTTAGAGAAAACAATCCCTTTCATACCTTGAGCGATTGAAAAGAAAGGTAATAAAGTGAAAATTAAAATTAGTTTTTTCAAGAAAGTCATTTTTTAACGGGTTATTCCTTGTTTAAAAGTAAGAATATTTTTCAATAAAAAATAATGGAATTAATATAGAACGATTATGTTTTATGTGGAATTTGTTAATTTGAATATAAAGAGTTGTTAAAAATTAGTGATTTTTAGTTTAAAAAGTTAAATTAGCTTTTTTAGTAATTAGATTGTTGTTTTTTGATTTTTTAAAAAGAATTAAATAGAATCTGCGAATGTAATTTGAATAAGAATGAAAAGTTTTGGACTAGTATTAGCATTGTTTTTTTTTAGTTTTGGTGTTTTTTCACAAGAAAAATATATCAAGCACAAAATTTCTAAAGGAGAGAATGTTAGTGTGATAGCAAAAAAATACAATGTAAAAGTAAAAGACATTCTTGATTTAAATCCCAAAGCAAGTAAGTTGTTGAAACTAAATTCAATCTTGCTAATTCCAAGTTCTCAGAAAGCTATCGCCAATAAAACAACAAAGACCAAAGAAGTAATTGTAAATAATACAAATAATAATCTTCAGGAAACAACTACACATGAAATTCAGGCAAAAGAAACATTGTACGGAATTTCAAAGCAATACCAACTTACAGTCGAAGAATTAAAAAAAGCCAATCCAAAATTAGAAAGTGAAGGGCTTAAAATAGGACAGCAAATTATAATTCCAGGTACTGCTAAATCAACGCTAATAGCGAGTTCTAAAACAGTTACGACAGAAGATGCAGTGGTTACGGGAACGCAGCCAGAGATAATTGAAAAAGTTGTAGAAACTCAAATTGTACGGGAGGTTTTACCTAAAGAAACTAAATATGCAATTGCTAAGGAATATGGACTTACAGTTGCAGAATTAGAAAAACAAAACCCATTTATCAAAAAGAGATTACCTGTTGGTTCAGTCTTAAAAATTCTTCCTTCAAGCAACTATGTGAAGAAAGAGGTACAAGAAGAAGCCAAAACTTCAATAGACAATACAGCTACAGCCGTAGCAACAACAGTTGTTAAAGATACTGCAACAACAACTGATAGTAAGTTTACTCATAACTCAGATTTATTAAACCAATTGGTTCTGAATGCAACCGAAAATGTAGGAGTACGTTACCGTTCAGGTGGAACGACTAGATCCGGTTTTGATTGTTCAGGTTTAATGGTAACAACATTTGGAAGTTTTGATATTAAATTACCTAGAAGCTCTATCGAGCAATCTCGCATAGGTACTAAAATTGCTTCAGAAGAAGCAAAAAAAGGAGATTTAATCTTCTTTAAAACGAATGGAAGACGTCAGATAAATCATGTAGGAATGGTAATAGAAGCTAACGATGGTGAAATAAAATTCATCCATTCATCAGTTCATCGTGGTGTTATAGTATCATCTACAAAAGAGGCGTATTACGAAAGAAACTTTACACAAGTTAATCGCGTTTTAGAGTAAATATCCACTTAAGATATTATCTAAACCACACAGTTTAAAAAAACTACTTTTTTATTTTCTCTAAATTTTCTTTAACTCGAAAATTTACAATCTTAGTTATCAAATCCAAGGGCATTGGTTTGTCTATTGGGAATTGAATCGAGCCTTTTCCTGCTTTGTAAGTAGCTAGTTCTTCTTGAAAAGCTTCATTGCCTGTGGGCATTGCATAAAAACCAATATGGTTTTTGAAAGCAGCAAAGTGCACCAAATTACCATTAAGCGTAAAAGTTGGAATGACATAACTTATTTTTTCTTCAGCATCAGGAGCAGCCTTTTTTATTGTTTGGCGAACTTGCTCTAATATTTGCTGAGTTTCAGATGGAAACCCAGCAATATATTCATCAATGGTTTTAGATTTAGGAGTTATCATGTCTTATTGTTAGTATAAAGCTACTAGTGTAGATGTAGTAGTAGTGACTCTAAGAGATAAGTTATGACTAATCATGTATGCTATTATTTTTATAGATTGCAAAATAGATGTTTTATTCGTGTTTATTGCGATGCTATGATTGTGATAAGGTTCATATTTTTTTTGCTCACTAATTGAAAATAGGCCAACAGTAGGTGTTTGCACAGCACTTGCTAAATGCATGATTCCGCAATCGGCTCCGATGAAAGCTTGAGTGTTTGCAATTAACGCTCCAATTTCTCGAATGTCTTTACTGTAAAAATGAGGGGCTTTAAAGTCAATTTGAGAGACATTTTCGATAGGTAAAATTTCAATGATATTGTAATTAGGGTATTTGGTTTTTAATTTTTTGTAAAACTTCCTCCACCATGATTTTGAATGACATTTTTCTCCAGTAGCATAGGTGTATATGCAGAGTGTCATTTTATCATTATTGATTAAATTGCTTAATATTTTTTTCCCTTCAATAATTTCTGAATCACTTAATTTTAGATTTAATGCTCCAATTGGGCTATTGTTAAAAGTGATGCCAATCGCGCTTAAGTAGCTTCTGAAATTATAAACTGGGTATTTTGCGATATGCTCGTAATCGTTATATTGTAATTGAATATCTTCGGTAGTAGGATCTCCAAAGAATTTGAATTTTGAATTAGAAAACTTGACAGAGAGTCTTCCAGAAGAAGAATTTTTATCGACATTAATTGCAATGTCATATTGTTGTAGTCGAAGAGATATCCATACTTTAATGTATTGAAGTAAACTCTTAAAGGGTTTTTTAGGTAATTGGATTATTTTATCGACATTATCATAATTTTCGAATAATATGGGAGCTAAGTTTCCTTTTACAAATAAATCTATTTTACATCCAGGGAATGTTTTTGTGACTTCTTCTATTAGAGGAGTAATTAGGAGTAGGTTTCCTAATCGGGCATTTGGTCTGGAAATTAATACTCTTTTGACTTCAGGACTAATGCTTGAATCCATTTTCTTATTGAGCGTCGAATTGCCAATGTTTTTGGTTAAGCGATGCATTAAATTGCGCCTTACTATGTTTAAGGTTTTTAAGGTTTTCATAGTGTAAAAATTATTCGTTAAACTTGTTTTAATTAAAAAGAATAATTGGGAGCTCAATAAAGCAACAAGAACAAAGAATAAATTAGTAAGGCTCATTTTTAAATAATGTAGAAAAATGATTCAATAAATTATTTTGTAAAGTGCTTATAGTAAAGTTAATCTATTCATTTACAAGGGGATTATATAATTTGTTTTTTTTATTATATGATTTGACTAAATTCATTTTTTTTAAGTAATTATTAGTTAAGCCTTGGTTAACTTACAGTTAGCTTTTTATGCACCAGTAAAAATGTGAAAGAAAATTATTTGTTGATTTTTTGGATTTTGTATTGTTGTAAAAAAAAGCTTAGGCTTTATTCTGCTTGACAGTGTGGTTAAAACTAAATTTTTTAAATCGGCTATAATCTAAAAATCAATGATCTAAAAACTAAGATTTCCAAAAAAAGTATATCTTTAGCTAACCAAAAACCAAAATATATGCAAGAAAACAAACCAGAAGATTTTAAAAGAGAGCTCGGATTATTGGACGGAACTATGCTTGTAGTTGGATCCATGATAGGTTCAGGAATATTTATTGTAAGTGCCGATATTGCTCGACAGGTAGGTTCTGCTGGTTGGCTAACTATGATATGGTTAATTTCAGGATTAATTACAGTTATTGCTGCTGTGAGTTATGGAGAGCTAAGTGCTATGTTTCCAAAAGCAGGAGGGCAGTATGTATATTTAAAAGAAGCCTATAATAAATTAATAGCTTTTCTGTACGGATGGAGTTTTTTTGCTGTTATTCAAACAGGTACTATCGCAGCCGTGGGTGTTGCTTTTGCAAAATTTGCAGCCTATCTCTATGAGCCTTTTAGTGATGAGAATGTCCTTTTAGAATTAGGTAATTTTCGTTTAAATGCAGCTCAGTTGGTTTCTATTGTTACGATTGTTTTTTTGACGTATATTAATAGTCGTGGAGTTAAAAACAGTAAAATTTTGCAGACGGTTTTAACAATCATTAAAATTTTATCACTTTTAGGATTAATTGTTTTCGGGTTAACACTTGGAGCTAAAGCTTCTATTTGGGATGCCAACTGGGCAGATGCTTGGTCTACACGAGCTTTTGATGCAGATACTAAATCTTGGTTCCCAATAGGGGGTACAGCATTAATTACTGGTATTTCGGCTGCGATGGTCGGATCTTTGTTCTCTAGTGATGCTTGGAACGGAGTGACTTTTATTGCAGGTGAAATTAAAAATCCAAAACGTAATGTAGGTTTTAGTTTGTTTTTAGGGACTTTTATAGTTACGATTATTTATGTTCTAACAAATTTAATGTACTTGGCTGTTATTCCTTTGGATGAAATTGCCACGGCAAAATCAGATAGGGTAGCGGTTGTGGCATCACAATATATTTTTGGAAATATTGGAACATTAATCATTGCCATTATGATTATGATTTCGACTTTTGCTTGTAATAATGGTTTGATTATGGCAGGTGCCAGAGTGTATTATACAATGGCAAATGACGGTTTGTTTTTTAAGAAAGCAGCAGTATTGAATAATTTTAGTGTTCCAGCTTGGGCTTTGTGGGCACAATGTATTTGGGCTTCGGCCTTGTGTTTAACCGGAAAGTATGGAGACTTATTAGATTTTGTAATTATCATTGTTTTGATTTTTTACATATTGACGATATACGGAATCTTTATTTTGCGTAAAAAAATGCCAAATGTCGAAAGGCCTTATAAGGCTTTTGGATATCCATTTTTGCCAATTTTATATATTGTAGTAGCATCGGCAATTTGTATTTGTTTGTTGCTAACTAAATTCTCTACTTGTGGTTGGGGTGTTTTAATTATGCTAACAGGAATTCCTGTTTATTATTTAACCAAGCCGAAAGAATAATATTAAATGGGAGGTTTGTTTTAGCTTCAAACTAGGAACCAGAAGGGTAACCGCAAAGTTCGCAGTCCCGATGGTTATCGGGATACGCAAGGGCACCAAGATTATTTTAAATGTGACTAGTAACTAGGCTGCTATGGTTAAAATTTTTATGCACGCAGATTTAAGAGATTTAGCTATATTAAAGTTGTTTCGCAAAGATTTGCAATGAGATGCGTAAAGGCTCTTAAAACTCAAGACTTGAAACTTGAAACTGTGTACTGAAGACTTAAAACTAATACTATATAAAACAGAAAACCCGTCATATGACGGGTTTTCTAGTGTAGTAAGCACTTGTATAATGCTAGCAACTATGCGTTTGCTATCACTAACTCTTCATTATAAGGAAGATTCCAAGCTTCGGCAACTCCTTTATAAAGAATTTTTCCATTAGCAATATTCAATCCTTTTCTCAATTCTTCATTTTCAGCACATGCTTTTTGCCATCCTTTGTTTGCTAATTGTAAAGCATAAGGAAGAGTAGCATTTGTTAAAGCAAGTGTAGATGTGTAAGGTACAGCTCCAGGCATATTAGCCACACAGTAATGTACAATATCGTCAATGATAAAAGTTGGGTTTTCGTGAGTTGTAGGAGTACATGTTTCAATACATCCACCTTGATCAACAGCAACGTCAACTACAACAGTTCCTGGACGCATTAATTTAAGCATATCACGAGTAACTAAGTGAGGTGCTTTTGCTCCTGGAATTAAAACAGCTCCAACTATTAAATCAGCATCAGCAATCGCTTTAGTGATATTATAATGGTTAGACATTTCTGTATTTACATTTGCAGGCATAATATCATCTAAATGACGTAGACGTGCTAAACTTACATCCATAATAGTAACTTGAGCTCCTAAACCAGCAGCCATTTTAGCAGCTTGAGTACCAACAATTCCACCACCAAGTACTAATACTTTAGCTGGAGGAACACCTGGAACACCACCTAAAAGAATTCCTCTTCCTTTTAATGGTTTCTCAAGATACTTAGCTCCTTGTTGGATAGACATACGTCCAGCAACTTCTGACATTGGAACTAATAATGGTAAACTACGGTCTGTTTTTTCAACAGTTTCATAAGCTAAACATACAGCTCCTTTTTCGATCATAGCATGTGTTAACGGCTCAGATGAAGCAAAATGGAAGTATGTAAATAATAATTGATCTTTTTTGATTAAATCATATTCAGATGCAATAGGCTCTTTTACTTTAATAATCATTTCAGCAATAGCGTATACCTCTTCAATAGTTGCTAAAACCTGAGCTCCAGCAGCTGTGTACTCCTCATCACTAAATCCACTTCCTAAACCTGCAGTTGCTTGAACGTAAACAACATGTCCATGTTTTTTCATTTCAGAAACCCCAGCTGGTGTAACAGCTACACGGTTTTCGTTATTCTTGATTTCTTTTGGAACACCTATTATCATTTTCTAAGTATTTTTTGTTTTTGTTAATTTTGTTTTACAAAGCTACATATAGAGAATATATTATTGATATTATGGTTATAATTAAGAAAATATTGTTTTTATTTAATATTTTTACAAAAAAATATTCTTTTTAAGGAGCATTTAATGACTGTAAAAAGAAAAAATGACTGATTATTAATAATTATTTGAAACACTTTTTACTATGCTTTTAGACGAAACTGACAAAAAAATCTTACGCCTTTTACAAGAAGATGCGCGCCATACTTTAAAAGACATAGCTAATAAAATAAATTTGTCTCTTACACCTGTTCATGATCGAGTTAAACGTCTTGAGAGAGAGGGAGTTATTGAGAAATATGTGTCTATTTTGAGTAAGAAAAAATTAGGGAATAACCTTACGGTTTATTGCCAAGTAACACTCACAAAACAGACGTATGATACTTCAGAAGGGTTTAATCAGTCCATTTTGAATTTGCCAGAAGTTGTAGAATGTAATTATGTTTCTGGAAATTTTGATTATATGCTTAAAATTATCATTCCAGATATGGAATCGTACCATCATTTTCATCAGAAAAAATTATCTGTATTGCCTGAAGTTTCTCTAATCAATACAGTCTTTGTAATCTCAGAAGTAAAAAGTACAACCGTTTTACCAATAATATAAAACAAAATAAAAAACCACCAAGTAAACTTGATGGTTTTAATAAAAATAGGTTTTGGTTGTTTGTATGCTAGTAGTAAGTAAAACGTCTCACTTTGGCAATATATTTAGCCAATCGAATTACTTGATGACTGTAGCCATATTCGTTGTCATACCATATATATAATACAATGCTTTTTCCATCTTTAGAAACTATTGTAGCATTACTGTCATAAATAGATGGTGCTGAAGTACCAATTATATCTGAAGAAACTAACTCAGTATTCAAAGAGTATTTTATTTGCTCTACCAGTTCCCCTTCAAGCGCATATTTTTTCATTATTTTATTAATAGCTGTAACCGAAGTTGCTTTTTTTACATCTAGGTTTAATACAACTAGAGATCCGTTAGGAACAGGAACACGAATTGCATTTGAAGTTAATTTTCCTTCAAGTGATGGTAAGG encodes:
- a CDS encoding Kelch repeat-containing protein, whose protein sequence is MKKLILIFTLLPFFSIAQGMKGIVFSKKNNLPIENTNVFALSSKVGTITNLKGEFTLNIDPKFADNEVIEFSHIGYTTTRFSLSYLINQHLNIFLEEDIQNLSGVTIIANPNLKSKLPFNKLSPSKKSTFSFGSFLKDGKIHIVGGEASFKTDQLAKGRAQKADYNLTDYLKDAGNNPKFLYYRGNYSIYNTKTDTWEFTKTKLKKRAYHNIHYYNNSIYVLGGKRMFVNKETSWEYLEDKIEVFDIEKQTIKIDNTNPHQAVNFASFVYNDNIIVMGGSVKMTDEGKKDFTNKVHLYNIPSGYWYELTNMPIAKEATGILIDNKIYLIGGDNGKPMTSIETFDLVTEKWQTEGELFSGLLRPAIATDGNMIYVFENQIMYTYDLKSKQLKEYEINLDMKYSAMYYDNNKLYVLGGLIEKNFTKKPSDDVFSIDISDFKTTKPNKTKTLSQGVSFAKTNENPL
- a CDS encoding peptidoglycan endopeptidase: MKSFGLVLALFFFSFGVFSQEKYIKHKISKGENVSVIAKKYNVKVKDILDLNPKASKLLKLNSILLIPSSQKAIANKTTKTKEVIVNNTNNNLQETTTHEIQAKETLYGISKQYQLTVEELKKANPKLESEGLKIGQQIIIPGTAKSTLIASSKTVTTEDAVVTGTQPEIIEKVVETQIVREVLPKETKYAIAKEYGLTVAELEKQNPFIKKRLPVGSVLKILPSSNYVKKEVQEEAKTSIDNTATAVATTVVKDTATTTDSKFTHNSDLLNQLVLNATENVGVRYRSGGTTRSGFDCSGLMVTTFGSFDIKLPRSSIEQSRIGTKIASEEAKKGDLIFFKTNGRRQINHVGMVIEANDGEIKFIHSSVHRGVIVSSTKEAYYERNFTQVNRVLE
- a CDS encoding iron chaperone encodes the protein MITPKSKTIDEYIAGFPSETQQILEQVRQTIKKAAPDAEEKISYVIPTFTLNGNLVHFAAFKNHIGFYAMPTGNEAFQEELATYKAGKGSIQFPIDKPMPLDLITKIVNFRVKENLEKIKK
- a CDS encoding glycosyltransferase family 9 protein; amino-acid sequence: MKTLKTLNIVRRNLMHRLTKNIGNSTLNKKMDSSISPEVKRVLISRPNARLGNLLLITPLIEEVTKTFPGCKIDLFVKGNLAPILFENYDNVDKIIQLPKKPFKSLLQYIKVWISLRLQQYDIAINVDKNSSSGRLSVKFSNSKFKFFGDPTTEDIQLQYNDYEHIAKYPVYNFRSYLSAIGITFNNSPIGALNLKLSDSEIIEGKKILSNLINNDKMTLCIYTYATGEKCHSKSWWRKFYKKLKTKYPNYNIIEILPIENVSQIDFKAPHFYSKDIREIGALIANTQAFIGADCGIMHLASAVQTPTVGLFSISEQKKYEPYHNHSIAINTNKTSILQSIKIIAYMISHNLSLRVTTTTSTLVALY
- a CDS encoding APC family permease, with product MQENKPEDFKRELGLLDGTMLVVGSMIGSGIFIVSADIARQVGSAGWLTMIWLISGLITVIAAVSYGELSAMFPKAGGQYVYLKEAYNKLIAFLYGWSFFAVIQTGTIAAVGVAFAKFAAYLYEPFSDENVLLELGNFRLNAAQLVSIVTIVFLTYINSRGVKNSKILQTVLTIIKILSLLGLIVFGLTLGAKASIWDANWADAWSTRAFDADTKSWFPIGGTALITGISAAMVGSLFSSDAWNGVTFIAGEIKNPKRNVGFSLFLGTFIVTIIYVLTNLMYLAVIPLDEIATAKSDRVAVVASQYIFGNIGTLIIAIMIMISTFACNNGLIMAGARVYYTMANDGLFFKKAAVLNNFSVPAWALWAQCIWASALCLTGKYGDLLDFVIIIVLIFYILTIYGIFILRKKMPNVERPYKAFGYPFLPILYIVVASAICICLLLTKFSTCGWGVLIMLTGIPVYYLTKPKE
- the ald gene encoding alanine dehydrogenase, with protein sequence MIIGVPKEIKNNENRVAVTPAGVSEMKKHGHVVYVQATAGLGSGFSDEEYTAAGAQVLATIEEVYAIAEMIIKVKEPIASEYDLIKKDQLLFTYFHFASSEPLTHAMIEKGAVCLAYETVEKTDRSLPLLVPMSEVAGRMSIQQGAKYLEKPLKGRGILLGGVPGVPPAKVLVLGGGIVGTQAAKMAAGLGAQVTIMDVSLARLRHLDDIMPANVNTEMSNHYNITKAIADADLIVGAVLIPGAKAPHLVTRDMLKLMRPGTVVVDVAVDQGGCIETCTPTTHENPTFIIDDIVHYCVANMPGAVPYTSTLALTNATLPYALQLANKGWQKACAENEELRKGLNIANGKILYKGVAEAWNLPYNEELVIANA
- a CDS encoding Lrp/AsnC family transcriptional regulator; this encodes MLLDETDKKILRLLQEDARHTLKDIANKINLSLTPVHDRVKRLEREGVIEKYVSILSKKKLGNNLTVYCQVTLTKQTYDTSEGFNQSILNLPEVVECNYVSGNFDYMLKIIIPDMESYHHFHQKKLSVLPEVSLINTVFVISEVKSTTVLPII